The proteins below come from a single Garra rufa chromosome 25, GarRuf1.0, whole genome shotgun sequence genomic window:
- the etfbkmt gene encoding electron transfer flavoprotein beta subunit lysine methyltransferase, with amino-acid sequence MYRGIILCFRGRTSLNVFQSAMCCLMRRYMSSVSSEYDIKNFIIDNTEIVSAQSLTPEISLRLFTPTCRFWTEKPELWPFPDPYWAIYWPGGQALARYLLNNPEVSEGRKVLDLGCGCGASAIAAKLTGASHVVANDIDPIAAVATKMNCELNNLDPLPCVTDNIIGSKPDDWDLILLGDMFYDEDLADHLHKWLQTCITTHGTQVLIGDPGRAQFESHDIRKLLHKLAHFELPDSVKEENYGLTNSTVWCYNYKPGL; translated from the exons ATGTACAGAGGAATAATCCTGTGTTTCCGCGGTCGGACCAGTTTAAATGTATTTCAGAGTGCAATGTGTTGTTTAATGCGTCGATACATGTCAAGCGTCAGTTCAGAGTATGATATAAAGAACTTCATTATAGACAATACAGAAATAGTGAGCGCCCAAAGTTTAACCCCAGAGATTTCTTTACGACTCTTCACCCCCACCTGCCGGTTCTGGACGGAGAAACCTGAATTATGGCCTTTCCCTGATCCATACTGGGCAATATATTGGCCCGGTGGACAAGCGCTGGCTAG GTATCTCTTAAATAACCCGGAGGTGTCTGAAGGCAGAAAGGTGCTGGATCTCGGCTGTGGTTGTGGAGCATCAGCCATCGCTGCCAAACTCACTGGAGCATCCCATGTTGTTGCCAATGACATTGATCCAA TTGCTGCTGTTGCCACAAAAATGAACTGTGAACTGAACAATCTGGACCCTTTACCTTGTGTAACAGACAACATAATCGGCTCAAAGCCTGATGACTGGGACCTCATTCTTCTTGGAGACATGTTCTATGATGAAGATTTGGCTGATCATCTGCATAAGTGGCTCCAGACATGCATAACCACACATGGAACACAAGTGCTTATTGGTGACCCAGGACGGGCTCAATTTGAAAGCCATGACATCAGAAAATTATTACATAAACTGGCTCACTTTGAGCTGCCTGACTCAGTCAAAGAGGAAAACTACGGACTAACAAATAGTACAGTGTGGTGCTACAACTACAAACCTGGTCTATAA